In Mangrovivirga cuniculi, the following proteins share a genomic window:
- a CDS encoding single-stranded DNA-binding protein has product MNSLRNRVQLIGNLGADPEIKEFNSGKKMTTLSLATTESYLNNKGERINDTQWHRIVLWDKLAEIAGKYLTKGREIVIDGKLIHRSYEDNNGNKKFVTEVVAQDMLMLNNAKKEAVAELD; this is encoded by the coding sequence ATGAATTCGCTAAGAAACAGAGTACAATTAATTGGAAATCTAGGTGCAGATCCTGAAATTAAGGAGTTCAACTCCGGCAAGAAGATGACAACTTTAAGTCTTGCCACAACGGAATCCTATTTGAATAATAAAGGAGAAAGAATTAACGATACTCAATGGCACCGCATCGTGCTTTGGGACAAGCTCGCTGAGATCGCAGGTAAATACTTAACCAAAGGCCGTGAAATAGTTATCGATGGAAAGTTGATTCACCGATCTTATGAGGATAATAATGGCAATAAGAAATTTGTTACCGAGGTAGTAGCGCAGGATATGCTAATGCTCAATAATGCGAAAAAAGAAGCAGTCGCAGAATTAGATTAG
- a CDS encoding universal stress protein yields MKNILVGLDLTSTDDSILSFLDENQDILLNNKIYFIHVTEKVDSGKREEIEQKLSESIEGYVPKDKLDYDLRVVEGDPGDEILKWSLEKKSDLMIIGHKKKDDHQVKPHKLVEKAACSIALIPERDHYKLNKVAVAVDFSDKSYQALKEAEEIATSANAKFIGIHTYEVPSGYHYSGKDHKEFSKEMEENAREDAEKFLKGSGIKDIEMVYIYEEGDDSSKTIAEYIKENEIDLFVTGSKGRTDAASIIKGSVAKDIIKSIDKIPTVIVKDEDNKMDLLDALKEI; encoded by the coding sequence ATGAAAAATATTCTAGTCGGACTTGATTTAACTTCTACAGATGATTCCATCCTATCCTTTCTTGATGAAAACCAGGACATTCTCCTGAATAATAAAATCTATTTTATTCACGTCACTGAAAAAGTAGATTCCGGAAAACGAGAAGAAATTGAGCAAAAACTATCTGAGAGCATAGAAGGGTATGTTCCTAAAGACAAATTAGATTATGATCTACGGGTAGTCGAAGGTGATCCGGGTGATGAAATATTAAAATGGAGCCTTGAGAAGAAATCAGACCTGATGATCATCGGACACAAGAAAAAAGATGACCACCAGGTTAAACCGCATAAACTGGTCGAAAAAGCAGCCTGTTCGATAGCACTCATTCCGGAGAGGGATCACTACAAACTTAACAAGGTAGCAGTTGCAGTAGACTTTTCTGATAAGTCTTACCAGGCACTGAAAGAAGCAGAAGAGATCGCTACCTCAGCAAATGCAAAATTCATTGGTATTCATACTTACGAGGTTCCTTCAGGGTATCATTATTCGGGCAAGGATCACAAAGAGTTTTCCAAAGAAATGGAAGAAAATGCACGGGAAGATGCTGAAAAATTCCTTAAAGGCTCAGGAATAAAGGATATTGAGATGGTCTACATTTATGAAGAAGGTGATGACTCATCTAAAACCATCGCTGAGTATATTAAAGAAAACGAAATTGATCTTTTCGTGACCGGCTCTAAAGGAAGAACGGACGCTGCCTCGATAATAAAAGGAAGCGTAGCCAAGGACATCATCAAATCGATCGATAAGATCCCAACCGTTATTGTTAAGGATGAGGATAACAAAATGGATTTGCTAGATGCATTAAAAGAGATATAA
- a CDS encoding discoidin domain-containing protein: MKTLSTHKLKSHITLLYDVALLFVCLLSGNTYQIYAFQDDQIQVQSSGNEVVWREGNNSTSAYSLKLKNVSGETSVYHIEVLNNESQSDFIHELYGVLIQNTDYVLLDTGVSQFEWYDIEKEEYILWSPGYPTADPPTTKIKDLLTKGQDSQFVFPFFGEEVNLKNFSIGAQGGIGYFPEADGDFFSYSYPFDDPVLNGAIFPILSVVPEIEIVFYKEYENFVILQFNFRTWISRNNRSIYQIKIESNGDISFNYKLLEYYPPCNAVGLFTGMESLDGKSTHMINIVGPECPYEETVTFTDLSRTFKYEPTNILVPEIDQITLEPNEEVTIDFYPRINLSEGQYNTNVIISKSNEELYKVPIFATVLSNKVKLESDPIATWTVGSNDLSSIDVKIINSDTKERDFIIKTAPSSYDLIDKDKFVSNNSIYASFEYEDITLDKQNGNWEIISYNFKFPDIIKPENKLSFPGFYTPLGGGVARFGDILAYNNRPDSTFKFSFFDGETYLKDMALSEYGYLARYLPPSSQYYPPYDFEPGDVGEPNGLIVPFVGEIRFNKEDELSGIFYDEVLIQGERIAALYFHNFKSRFDDALFSCKLLILKNGDLLIEKEGDFDNTPGIRKTVGLESMDGENYIYRNINSIAPFNNQKIYIFKDRYPLLIQTGELVHSAAESNIINELQANWRAIPGVQYTKVFLDEIIGNDTLKNVARTTIYSNAQFNACSFTNQNLSISSNINTSSSAASWWQADRMIDGNPHSRWSTSEDQAEILLDLQNVVGLDEMKIYWDYARARSYAIYSKINEQDDWGLIYSSLNNEAVYNLLLFKSISVRYLKIVCRVPFTTYGYSIKELEIYGSCVNQPVLPAGGNIIPYSLYMEVGEKLALEAYIYRSDFTVIEMPDGEWSIDGENVFVDENGILTALSPGVFTVYYQFNNLTLERTGFVKPGDCNIDPTINLALNKPSYGSSWENPVFQASKANDGNFNSRWSSHFKDNQWYYIELNEVYKILGINIDWNYSAASSYELQYRDKTGKWNVFYQNMNANGGTEQLKFEGNIQTDAIRLWGFERNTEYGFSIHEFQVYGSCSDQESTNESISTSVFAYPNPIIQSLKLKLSTERQEKYTLKLYDSNFNLYFSSEIELGFDPVDLPYNLSALPVGVYILKLVSENGDTSSIKLVKE; the protein is encoded by the coding sequence ATGAAAACATTATCTACCCACAAACTAAAATCCCATATAACTTTATTATATGATGTAGCACTACTATTCGTTTGTTTATTATCTGGTAATACCTACCAGATTTATGCCTTTCAAGATGATCAGATACAGGTTCAAAGCTCCGGAAACGAAGTGGTTTGGAGAGAAGGCAATAATTCTACTTCAGCTTACTCTTTGAAGTTAAAGAATGTCTCAGGAGAAACATCTGTTTACCATATTGAAGTACTTAATAATGAATCACAATCCGATTTTATTCATGAACTATATGGTGTTTTGATACAAAATACTGATTATGTGTTATTAGATACTGGAGTTTCTCAATTTGAATGGTATGACATAGAAAAAGAAGAATATATTTTATGGAGTCCGGGATATCCTACAGCAGATCCACCAACAACAAAAATTAAGGATTTACTAACCAAAGGGCAGGATTCGCAATTTGTTTTTCCATTTTTTGGAGAAGAAGTTAATTTGAAAAATTTTTCAATCGGTGCTCAGGGTGGAATTGGATATTTTCCAGAGGCTGATGGTGACTTTTTTTCTTATAGTTATCCCTTTGATGATCCAGTACTCAATGGAGCTATATTTCCCATTCTATCAGTCGTTCCTGAGATTGAGATTGTATTTTATAAAGAATATGAAAACTTTGTTATTCTTCAATTTAATTTCAGAACCTGGATATCACGAAATAACCGTTCAATTTATCAAATAAAGATCGAGAGTAACGGAGACATTTCTTTTAATTATAAATTGTTAGAATATTACCCACCATGTAATGCAGTAGGTTTATTTACCGGAATGGAATCTCTTGATGGTAAATCAACGCATATGATTAATATTGTCGGTCCAGAATGTCCATATGAGGAAACTGTTACTTTTACTGATTTATCAAGAACTTTTAAATATGAGCCTACTAACATTTTAGTTCCGGAAATAGATCAAATAACACTTGAACCGAATGAAGAAGTAACAATTGATTTTTATCCAAGAATAAATTTAAGTGAAGGTCAGTATAATACCAATGTTATAATTTCTAAAAGTAATGAGGAATTATACAAGGTTCCCATATTTGCAACCGTGTTATCTAACAAAGTTAAATTAGAATCTGACCCCATTGCTACCTGGACAGTTGGAAGTAATGATCTTAGCTCAATTGATGTAAAGATTATTAATTCAGATACTAAAGAAAGGGATTTTATTATTAAAACTGCACCATCCAGTTATGATTTGATAGATAAGGATAAGTTTGTTTCTAATAATAGTATCTATGCTTCTTTTGAGTATGAAGATATTACTCTGGATAAGCAAAATGGTAACTGGGAAATCATTTCTTATAACTTTAAGTTTCCAGATATTATCAAACCAGAAAATAAACTTTCATTTCCTGGTTTTTATACACCTCTTGGAGGTGGAGTGGCTCGATTTGGAGATATTTTAGCTTATAACAATAGGCCTGATAGTACTTTCAAGTTTAGTTTTTTTGATGGGGAAACGTATCTCAAAGATATGGCTTTAAGTGAGTATGGATATTTAGCCAGATACCTACCCCCTTCTTCTCAATATTATCCTCCGTATGATTTTGAACCCGGCGACGTTGGTGAACCTAATGGTCTAATCGTCCCTTTCGTTGGAGAAATAAGGTTTAATAAGGAAGATGAATTATCAGGTATATTTTACGATGAAGTCTTAATACAGGGTGAGAGAATTGCTGCGTTGTATTTTCATAATTTCAAATCGCGTTTTGATGATGCTTTGTTTTCTTGCAAGCTGTTGATTTTAAAAAATGGTGACCTTTTAATCGAAAAAGAAGGAGACTTTGATAATACTCCAGGTATACGTAAAACGGTTGGATTGGAAAGCATGGATGGGGAAAATTATATTTACAGGAATATTAATTCCATAGCACCATTCAATAATCAAAAGATATACATTTTTAAAGACAGATATCCACTTTTGATACAAACGGGTGAATTAGTTCACTCAGCTGCAGAAAGTAATATTATTAATGAATTACAAGCTAATTGGAGAGCAATACCCGGTGTTCAGTATACTAAAGTTTTTTTAGATGAAATTATTGGAAATGATACATTGAAAAATGTAGCAAGAACAACTATTTACTCAAATGCACAATTTAATGCATGCTCTTTCACTAATCAAAACTTAAGTATTTCCAGTAATATAAACACGAGTTCAAGTGCTGCTTCCTGGTGGCAGGCAGATCGAATGATTGATGGGAATCCCCACTCTCGATGGTCCACTTCTGAAGATCAGGCTGAAATTTTATTAGACTTGCAGAATGTAGTGGGGTTAGATGAAATGAAAATTTATTGGGATTACGCAAGGGCCAGGAGTTATGCCATTTATTCTAAGATAAATGAACAAGATGATTGGGGACTCATTTATAGCTCACTGAATAATGAAGCGGTTTATAACTTATTATTATTTAAAAGTATATCTGTAAGATATCTTAAGATTGTTTGTCGAGTACCATTTACAACATATGGATATTCTATTAAAGAATTAGAAATCTATGGTAGTTGTGTGAATCAGCCGGTATTACCTGCTGGGGGAAATATAATTCCCTATTCACTATATATGGAAGTAGGTGAAAAGTTAGCATTGGAAGCCTACATCTACAGAAGTGACTTTACGGTGATTGAAATGCCTGATGGAGAGTGGAGTATAGATGGTGAAAATGTATTTGTCGATGAAAACGGAATATTAACCGCTTTATCACCAGGTGTCTTTACTGTTTATTATCAATTCAACAATCTTACTCTGGAACGAACCGGCTTTGTTAAACCAGGAGATTGTAATATAGATCCAACTATTAATCTAGCTCTAAACAAACCTTCTTATGGTTCCAGCTGGGAGAATCCGGTCTTCCAGGCCAGCAAAGCGAATGATGGAAACTTTAATTCCCGATGGTCCAGCCATTTTAAAGATAATCAGTGGTATTATATTGAGTTGAACGAAGTATACAAAATACTCGGGATTAATATTGACTGGAATTACAGTGCTGCCAGTTCTTATGAATTGCAATACAGAGATAAGACTGGTAAATGGAATGTGTTTTATCAGAATATGAACGCAAATGGAGGAACAGAACAACTTAAATTTGAAGGCAATATTCAGACAGATGCTATACGTTTGTGGGGATTCGAAAGAAATACTGAGTATGGATTTTCAATTCACGAATTTCAGGTTTATGGTAGCTGTTCAGATCAGGAAAGCACAAACGAATCAATATCTACAAGCGTGTTTGCATACCCGAACCCGATCATTCAAAGTTTAAAATTGAAATTAAGCACGGAAAGGCAGGAAAAATACACGTTAAAATTGTACGATAGTAATTTTAATTTGTATTTTAGTAGTGAAATTGAGCTAGGATTTGATCCCGTTGATCTTCCCTATAATTTATCTGCACTTCCGGTTGGAGTTTACATATTAAAATTGGTAAGTGAAAACGGGGATACCAGTAGTATAAAACTGGTTAAGGAATAG
- the gcvT gene encoding glycine cleavage system aminomethyltransferase GcvT: MELKKIALNDVHEKLGAKMMPFAGYNMPVRYSSDIEEHKTVREGVGVFDVSHMGEFWVEGPKAIELIQKVSSNDASKLVDGQAQYSCLPNEDGGIVDDLIIYRFNQEKYLLVVNASNIEKDFAHIQKYNESIGADLKDVSDDYSLFAVQGPKAVEVLQKLTEIDLSAIKFYHFTVGSIGGANDVIISGTGYTGSGGFELYVKNDLALPLWDAIFKAGKEAHIKPIGLGARDTLRLEKGYCLYGNDIDETTSPLEAGLGWITKFTKDFVNSENLKKQKEEGVDRKLVGFILEEKGIPRKDYPIEDAEGNEIGMVTSGSQSPMLEKGIGLGYVKKEFSAPGTEIFIAIRKRKLKAKVEKLPLYKG; this comes from the coding sequence ATGGAGCTCAAAAAAATTGCATTAAACGATGTTCATGAAAAATTAGGGGCTAAAATGATGCCTTTTGCCGGTTATAATATGCCTGTGAGATATTCATCAGACATCGAAGAACATAAAACAGTTCGCGAAGGTGTTGGTGTATTTGACGTTTCTCACATGGGCGAATTTTGGGTTGAAGGGCCTAAAGCTATCGAATTGATACAGAAGGTATCTTCAAACGACGCTTCTAAACTGGTCGACGGTCAGGCACAATACAGCTGTCTGCCGAATGAAGATGGAGGAATTGTTGATGACCTGATCATCTACCGATTTAATCAAGAAAAATACCTTCTCGTAGTTAATGCAAGCAATATTGAAAAAGATTTTGCTCACATACAGAAATATAACGAGTCGATCGGGGCTGACTTAAAAGATGTTTCTGACGATTATTCTCTTTTTGCAGTACAAGGACCAAAAGCGGTAGAAGTACTTCAAAAGCTTACTGAAATTGACCTTTCGGCAATCAAGTTCTATCACTTTACTGTAGGTAGTATTGGTGGAGCGAATGATGTGATCATTTCCGGAACCGGGTATACAGGATCAGGTGGATTTGAGCTTTATGTAAAAAATGACCTGGCTCTTCCTCTTTGGGATGCAATTTTCAAAGCTGGTAAAGAAGCACATATCAAACCGATCGGCCTTGGAGCCAGGGATACTTTAAGACTGGAAAAAGGTTACTGCCTGTATGGTAACGACATCGATGAAACTACTTCTCCCCTTGAAGCAGGACTTGGATGGATCACCAAATTCACAAAAGACTTTGTGAACTCTGAAAATCTTAAAAAGCAAAAAGAAGAAGGTGTTGACAGAAAATTAGTTGGCTTTATTTTAGAAGAAAAAGGAATTCCGAGAAAAGATTACCCGATCGAAGATGCAGAAGGTAATGAGATCGGAATGGTAACTTCAGGATCACAATCTCCAATGCTTGAGAAAGGAATCGGCCTCGGGTATGTTAAGAAAGAATTCTCAGCTCCAGGAACTGAAATTTTCATTGCGATCAGAAAAAGAAAACTGAAAGCAAAGGTAGAAAAATTACCACTTTACAAAGGATAA
- the mbhE gene encoding hydrogen gas-evolving membrane-bound hydrogenase subunit E, protein MLISIFLIFLASLITSYFYKKFERGIQVILSALTLGIIIYYCTFIAPVSGGETFTFYHAWVDSLNIHLSFYIDGLSLFFTLLISIFGLLVLLYSFKYMEEYKQRNRFFGYLLFFMGSMLGLVQSSNLISLFIFWELTSFSSFLLIGFNAHKEESRRAARQALLVTAGGGLALMAGFIFLEIITNSGFNLVEILNSSDKIVDSSLAPAALVLIAIGAISKSAQFPLHFWLPNAMAAPTPVSAYLHSATMVKAGVYLIFRLNPIFQDIPLWGYLIGITGAVTMTFGAFKAFQEDDLKRILAYTTISALGIFFMMTGAGGKEAFNAVILYVLAHALYKGGLFLTAGSIDHQAGTRNVSQLSDLSRKMPYTSIALTLCFASMAGIIPFIGFVGKESLYEVLYHSNEPLATVYLVLLFIAGALFTAISIDVVYNALLVKGKLHDKKISEAKFLMVLSPLVLATGGFIMGLIPGVSVEPLLKWASVSIYPADPSMKLKLWHGFNFVLLLSVLTIFTGVGIYFIRKTLIKFTKPELLKADFWYDKTIQGIGTSSRVLTDIVQNGYLRNYVSMVIMTFSIIIILVLIKENLLFLPALEAITEGMEIYEIVIISLITIAVIILFNTKSRLIVTATFGIIGYSIALAYTLFSAPDVAITQFLAETLTLILLILILHKLPAYTLKRLKSHRKYLPIAVVFGSIMTFISYTMLNYEKDSDLKTFFLEKSISEGKGENAVNVILVDFRALDTLGEITVLTITMIGIIALLRVQYKKRKI, encoded by the coding sequence ATGCTCATTTCAATTTTTCTAATTTTTTTAGCCAGTTTAATCACCTCATACTTTTATAAAAAGTTTGAAAGAGGAATACAGGTAATTCTCTCAGCATTAACGCTGGGAATAATAATTTACTACTGCACTTTTATCGCACCTGTTTCCGGTGGAGAAACCTTTACTTTTTACCATGCCTGGGTAGATTCACTCAACATCCATTTATCCTTTTACATCGATGGACTGAGTTTGTTTTTTACCTTGTTGATCAGCATTTTCGGGCTCCTGGTACTCTTGTATTCTTTCAAATACATGGAGGAATACAAACAAAGAAACCGATTTTTCGGATACCTCCTGTTTTTTATGGGATCAATGCTCGGGCTGGTACAATCTTCGAATCTCATAAGTCTTTTTATATTCTGGGAACTCACAAGCTTTAGTTCTTTTCTTTTAATTGGATTTAACGCCCATAAAGAGGAATCAAGAAGAGCTGCCAGGCAAGCGCTTCTCGTTACAGCAGGTGGCGGACTCGCCTTAATGGCAGGATTTATTTTCCTGGAAATCATTACGAATAGCGGTTTTAACCTTGTTGAAATACTCAATAGCTCAGATAAAATCGTTGATAGCAGCCTGGCTCCTGCAGCACTGGTACTCATTGCCATCGGTGCGATATCAAAATCGGCCCAGTTTCCACTTCATTTTTGGTTACCAAATGCGATGGCCGCACCAACACCGGTAAGCGCCTACCTGCACTCGGCTACCATGGTTAAAGCGGGTGTTTACCTGATCTTTCGCTTAAACCCGATCTTCCAGGATATTCCTCTATGGGGATATTTAATTGGCATAACCGGTGCGGTAACAATGACCTTTGGTGCTTTTAAAGCTTTTCAGGAGGATGATCTGAAAAGGATCCTGGCCTATACTACCATTAGTGCACTGGGAATATTCTTTATGATGACCGGTGCAGGAGGAAAAGAAGCCTTTAATGCCGTAATTCTTTACGTATTGGCTCATGCCCTATACAAAGGTGGATTGTTTCTCACCGCCGGAAGTATTGACCACCAGGCCGGAACCCGGAATGTCTCTCAGCTTTCGGACCTATCCAGGAAGATGCCCTATACTTCAATAGCATTAACGTTGTGTTTTGCTTCGATGGCAGGGATTATCCCATTTATCGGTTTTGTTGGTAAAGAATCACTCTATGAGGTGCTATATCATTCCAATGAACCATTAGCCACTGTTTACCTGGTCCTTCTGTTTATCGCCGGCGCATTATTCACAGCAATATCTATTGATGTAGTCTATAATGCTTTACTGGTAAAAGGAAAATTACACGATAAAAAGATATCAGAGGCTAAATTCCTAATGGTTCTGTCTCCCCTGGTTCTTGCAACAGGTGGTTTTATCATGGGTCTTATTCCCGGAGTTAGTGTCGAACCATTATTGAAATGGGCTTCCGTAAGCATTTACCCGGCTGATCCATCGATGAAATTGAAATTATGGCATGGATTCAACTTTGTGTTATTACTAAGTGTGCTTACAATCTTCACCGGGGTGGGAATATATTTCATTCGGAAAACGTTAATAAAATTCACCAAACCAGAATTGCTTAAAGCTGATTTCTGGTATGATAAAACCATTCAGGGCATTGGTACCTCCTCCAGGGTTCTCACCGATATCGTACAGAATGGCTATCTGAGAAACTATGTTTCCATGGTCATCATGACCTTTTCGATAATCATTATCCTTGTTCTTATCAAAGAGAACCTCCTCTTTTTACCGGCTTTGGAGGCCATTACCGAAGGGATGGAGATCTATGAAATAGTGATAATTTCCCTGATTACAATTGCAGTAATCATTCTTTTTAATACCAAATCACGGTTGATCGTTACAGCTACCTTTGGCATAATCGGGTACAGCATTGCCCTGGCCTATACTCTTTTTAGTGCGCCGGATGTAGCCATCACTCAATTCCTGGCAGAGACCCTGACGCTAATCCTGCTGATTCTGATCTTGCATAAGCTACCAGCTTATACACTCAAACGACTTAAGTCACATAGAAAATATTTACCGATAGCAGTAGTATTCGGGTCGATCATGACTTTTATATCCTATACGATGCTGAATTATGAAAAAGATTCTGATCTAAAGACCTTTTTCCTGGAAAAAAGTATCTCTGAGGGTAAGGGAGAAAATGCAGTGAATGTTATTCTGGTTGATTTCAGAGCACTCGATACCCTCGGTGAAATCACCGTGCTGACCATTACGATGATAGGGATTATTGCCCTGTTAAGAGTTCAATACAAGAAGCGAAAAATATGA
- a CDS encoding PhnA domain-containing protein, protein MDLKLELLERSGNKCELCEGSNPEHTFLVPPDNEENIDKAIILCDTCFKHINDPASGKINHWRSLGNTMWSPTPAVQVVAWRTLNKLKSENWAQDLLNIIYLDEPTMAWANKDSAKEEEDQTNVIHKDSNGATLEAGDTVVLTKDLNVSGAGFTAKRGTAVRNISLVDDHAEQIEGKVNGQQIVILTKYVKKSK, encoded by the coding sequence ATGGATTTAAAATTGGAACTATTAGAACGTAGCGGAAATAAATGTGAATTATGTGAAGGGAGTAACCCGGAGCATACCTTTTTAGTTCCACCCGATAACGAAGAAAATATTGATAAAGCGATCATATTATGCGACACTTGTTTTAAGCATATAAATGACCCCGCATCGGGAAAGATCAACCACTGGCGGAGCCTGGGTAATACCATGTGGAGTCCAACGCCAGCAGTTCAGGTTGTTGCCTGGCGAACGTTAAATAAACTCAAATCTGAAAACTGGGCGCAAGACCTTCTAAACATCATTTACCTGGATGAGCCAACGATGGCGTGGGCAAATAAAGATTCGGCAAAAGAAGAAGAAGATCAAACTAATGTCATTCACAAAGACAGTAACGGGGCTACCCTGGAGGCAGGAGATACAGTCGTTCTAACCAAAGACCTCAATGTTAGTGGTGCTGGATTTACTGCTAAACGAGGAACAGCTGTCAGGAACATATCTCTCGTCGATGATCATGCGGAGCAGATTGAAGGAAAAGTAAATGGTCAGCAGATCGTGATCCTTACTAAGTACGTAAAGAAATCAAAATAG
- a CDS encoding 2-phosphosulfolactate phosphatase — protein sequence MSKTIDVCLSPELLHLYSFGEKLVVVVDILRATSCMTAGIANGVESITPKANLEECRALKSEGYIIAGERNGEKVEDFDLGNSPFGYMNEDLKGKKVAVTTTNGTVAINKSRNAKEVIIGSFLNLSAVADHCKNSPHNVLILCAGWKGRVNMEDSLFAGALVEALSDTHESACDPPLMTAKMYEAAKHDLIGFVEKSSHVNRLKRIGIGKDIEFCLSIDKYSEIPVLKGEKLIKL from the coding sequence ATGAGTAAAACGATCGATGTTTGCCTTTCACCGGAACTACTTCACCTGTATTCTTTTGGGGAGAAGTTGGTAGTGGTTGTAGACATTCTAAGGGCTACTTCGTGTATGACAGCAGGAATCGCCAATGGTGTTGAAAGCATTACTCCAAAAGCAAACCTTGAAGAATGCCGTGCATTAAAGTCTGAAGGATATATCATTGCCGGAGAACGAAATGGCGAAAAGGTAGAAGATTTTGATCTTGGGAATTCTCCATTCGGATACATGAACGAAGATCTAAAGGGTAAAAAAGTAGCTGTAACCACTACTAACGGTACCGTAGCTATAAATAAAAGCCGGAATGCAAAAGAAGTGATCATTGGATCATTTTTGAATTTAAGTGCTGTAGCCGATCATTGTAAAAACAGTCCGCATAATGTGTTAATCTTATGTGCCGGATGGAAGGGTAGAGTAAACATGGAAGACTCGCTATTTGCCGGAGCATTAGTTGAGGCATTATCTGATACACATGAAAGTGCATGTGACCCTCCATTGATGACAGCAAAAATGTATGAGGCTGCAAAGCATGATCTGATCGGTTTTGTTGAAAAATCATCGCATGTAAACAGGTTGAAGCGAATTGGAATTGGTAAGGACATAGAATTTTGCCTGTCGATCGATAAATACTCTGAAATTCCGGTACTGAAAGGCGAAAAATTGATTAAATTATAG